From a single Staphylococcus epidermidis genomic region:
- the polX gene encoding DNA polymerase/3'-5' exonuclease PolX — translation MTKKDVIQLLEKIAIYMELKGENTFKVSAYRKAAQSLEVDERTLEEIDDVTELKGIGKGVGEVINEFKTQGQSSTLQTLQDEVPEGLVPLLKIQGLGSKKIAKLYHELQITDKETLQQACEEGKVSTLKGFAKKTEQNILEAVKSIGAKKDRYPIELMRGLNQEIVKFIEQLEGVEQYSTAGSFRRYKEMSKDLDFIISTSEPKKVQQQLLRIPNKVKDVAVGDTKISLELAYDDETIGVDFRLIEPAAFYHTLQHFTGSKDHNIRIRQLAKARDEKVSEYGIEQQDGKLLQLQSEEAIYHHFGVDWIAPAMREDGSEFDKDLSQIIQLDDINGDLHMHTTYSDGAFSIKEMIEANIEKGYEFMVITDHSQSLKVAHGLQVDRLLRQNEEIKQLNEEYKEIDIYSGTEMDILPDGTLDYDDEVLAQLDYVIAAIHQNFNQSEDEIMKRLETACRNPYVRHIAHPTGRIIGRRKGYKANIEKLMNLAEETNTILEINANPHRLDLNAEIVRKYPKVKLTINTDAHHTNHLDFMKYGVATAQKGFVNKERVINTMTKEAFRSFVETNKYKK, via the coding sequence ATGACAAAAAAAGATGTAATTCAATTATTAGAAAAAATAGCTATATATATGGAGCTAAAAGGAGAAAATACATTTAAAGTTTCAGCGTATAGAAAAGCCGCACAAAGTTTAGAGGTTGATGAGCGTACATTAGAAGAGATTGATGATGTAACAGAACTTAAAGGCATTGGAAAAGGCGTAGGAGAAGTTATTAATGAATTTAAAACACAAGGTCAATCATCGACCCTTCAAACACTTCAAGATGAAGTACCTGAAGGGTTAGTGCCACTTTTGAAAATACAGGGATTAGGCAGTAAAAAAATAGCAAAACTATATCATGAACTTCAAATTACAGATAAAGAAACACTTCAACAAGCCTGTGAAGAAGGTAAGGTTAGTACTTTAAAAGGTTTTGCAAAAAAAACAGAGCAAAACATTTTAGAAGCAGTGAAGTCGATAGGTGCTAAAAAAGATCGTTATCCTATAGAGCTAATGAGAGGACTCAACCAAGAAATTGTAAAATTTATTGAACAGTTAGAAGGAGTTGAACAATATTCAACTGCTGGTAGTTTTCGAAGATATAAGGAAATGAGTAAAGATTTAGATTTCATTATTAGTACATCGGAGCCTAAAAAAGTTCAACAACAATTACTTCGTATTCCGAATAAAGTCAAAGATGTTGCTGTTGGGGATACTAAAATTTCTCTGGAATTAGCTTATGATGATGAGACGATTGGCGTTGATTTTAGATTGATAGAACCTGCTGCCTTTTACCATACCTTACAACACTTCACCGGTTCGAAGGATCATAATATTAGAATAAGACAATTAGCAAAAGCACGCGACGAAAAGGTTAGTGAGTATGGTATCGAACAACAAGATGGTAAGCTATTACAATTACAAAGTGAAGAAGCGATCTATCATCATTTTGGTGTAGATTGGATTGCGCCTGCCATGCGTGAAGATGGTAGTGAGTTTGATAAAGATCTGAGTCAAATCATTCAATTAGATGATATCAATGGAGATTTGCATATGCACACAACATATAGTGATGGTGCCTTTTCGATTAAAGAAATGATTGAGGCAAATATTGAAAAAGGTTATGAATTTATGGTCATTACAGATCACTCACAAAGTTTAAAAGTAGCTCATGGATTACAAGTCGACCGTCTGCTAAGACAAAATGAAGAAATAAAGCAATTAAATGAAGAATATAAAGAAATAGACATATATTCAGGAACGGAAATGGACATTTTACCTGATGGAACATTAGATTACGATGATGAAGTTTTGGCACAGCTTGATTATGTTATCGCAGCTATTCATCAAAACTTTAATCAATCTGAAGACGAAATCATGAAACGTTTGGAAACAGCATGTAGAAATCCATATGTGCGTCACATTGCTCATCCAACCGGTCGTATTATTGGACGTAGAAAAGGTTATAAAGCAAATATTGAAAAGTTAATGAATTTAGCCGAAGAAACAAATACAATTTTAGAGATTAACGCAAATCCGCATCGTTTAGATTTAAATGCAGAAATCGTTCGTAAATATCCAAAGGTTAAGTTGACAATTAATACGGATGCTCATCATACAAATCATCTTGATTTCATGAAATATGGTGTTGCTACTGCACAAAAAGGATTTGTCAATAAAGAGAGGGTCATTAATACAATGACGAAGGAAGCCTTTCGCTCA